In Microbulbifer sp. GL-2, the following are encoded in one genomic region:
- the nagB-II gene encoding glucosamine-6-phosphate deaminase NagB-II: MAMTIMETEAREAPDCIAEQLQSNAAVMAQLGERLRNKPPRFVMIVGRGSSDHAGVFTKYLIEIETGTPTFAAAPSVSSVYGRTLKLEDSLVIVISQSGRSPDILAQAKMAKEAGAYTVAFVNDESAPIKDIVDLMVPLKAGPEKAVAATKSYLATLSAVLQLVANWKQDEEMLKAVDELPQALRDVVSAETQLRPEDLAAVKNLVVLGRGPGYGITCELALKLKEVCNIHAESFSSAEFLHGPVTLVEQQLTVINVPIEDESYQTHSEQIADIIRRGGTLINLHVPSKGIHPRVAPLLLLQRFYIDVAHVAVSRGINPDEPAGLKKVTRTV; this comes from the coding sequence ATGGCGATGACGATTATGGAAACCGAGGCCCGTGAAGCCCCGGATTGTATTGCAGAACAGCTGCAGAGTAATGCTGCGGTAATGGCCCAGCTGGGTGAACGCCTGCGCAACAAGCCGCCGCGGTTTGTCATGATCGTGGGGCGTGGATCCTCTGATCATGCAGGCGTGTTTACCAAATATCTAATTGAAATCGAGACAGGTACGCCGACTTTCGCTGCGGCGCCCTCGGTATCCAGTGTCTATGGGCGCACGCTCAAACTGGAAGATTCCTTAGTCATCGTTATTTCCCAGTCGGGCCGTAGTCCTGACATCCTGGCTCAGGCGAAGATGGCCAAAGAGGCCGGCGCCTATACCGTCGCTTTTGTGAATGACGAATCGGCCCCGATCAAAGATATTGTCGATTTGATGGTGCCGTTGAAAGCCGGGCCGGAAAAAGCGGTCGCAGCGACCAAAAGCTATCTGGCGACGTTGTCCGCGGTGCTGCAGTTGGTAGCCAACTGGAAGCAAGACGAAGAGATGCTGAAGGCTGTTGATGAACTGCCGCAGGCGCTGCGTGATGTGGTTTCCGCGGAGACCCAACTGCGCCCGGAAGATCTCGCTGCGGTGAAAAATCTGGTTGTGTTGGGTCGTGGACCGGGTTATGGCATTACCTGCGAGCTGGCGCTGAAGCTAAAGGAAGTCTGCAATATCCATGCAGAGTCTTTTTCCAGTGCGGAGTTCTTACATGGGCCGGTAACCCTGGTTGAGCAGCAGCTGACCGTGATCAATGTGCCGATTGAAGATGAATCCTATCAGACCCATAGCGAACAAATCGCAGATATTATCCGTCGCGGTGGCACCCTGATTAATCTGCATGTGCCTTCAAAAGGCATACACCCACGGGTTGCTCCGCTACTTCTGTTACAGCGTTTCTATATTGATGTAGCGCATGTTGCTGTTAGCCGTGGGATTAACCCGGACGAGCCGGCAGGTCTGAAAAAAGTCACCCGGACGGTCTGA
- the nagK gene encoding N-acetylglucosamine kinase, with amino-acid sequence MAALGDREILYIGIDGGGSKCRASILDSDNRVLGTGVSGPANPLHGYAQTIDSIVRSATLALSDAGLPPQALGELVAGVGLAGVNMPSLYNEMDAWAHPFKQMFLTTDQHSACLGAHRGGDGAVIIAGTGSCGYAWVNGEARLLGGHGFPHGDKGSGAWMGMEAVKYLFLALDGLAEDSRLKDELLSSLESADAQQVFERIGGKSSSHYARLAVPVVEYAEAGDPVALAIVRDGASYISDLADKLLEMNAPRLSLIGGVAPRLKQWMAPHVVERAAEALDPPEFGCVYFARQCVAEAASGSAGAIEADGKAVFG; translated from the coding sequence ATGGCTGCGTTGGGAGATAGGGAAATTCTTTATATTGGTATTGATGGAGGCGGCAGCAAGTGCCGTGCTTCAATCCTCGACAGTGATAATCGGGTGTTGGGCACAGGGGTATCAGGCCCCGCGAATCCACTCCACGGTTATGCGCAAACAATAGATTCGATTGTGCGTTCCGCCACGCTTGCGCTTTCTGATGCAGGCCTTCCGCCCCAAGCGCTCGGTGAACTCGTCGCCGGTGTTGGTCTTGCGGGCGTCAATATGCCTAGCCTCTACAATGAAATGGATGCCTGGGCGCACCCCTTCAAACAGATGTTCCTCACCACTGATCAGCACTCGGCCTGCCTTGGTGCGCATCGTGGTGGTGATGGGGCGGTCATTATTGCCGGTACCGGCTCTTGCGGTTACGCCTGGGTCAATGGTGAGGCTCGTCTTTTGGGCGGCCATGGGTTTCCCCATGGCGATAAGGGCAGTGGTGCCTGGATGGGGATGGAAGCGGTCAAGTACCTGTTTCTGGCCCTGGATGGTCTCGCCGAAGACTCCCGCTTGAAAGATGAATTGCTGTCATCGCTGGAAAGTGCCGATGCCCAGCAAGTGTTTGAACGCATTGGTGGAAAGTCCTCCAGTCATTATGCGCGCCTTGCGGTGCCGGTGGTGGAGTATGCGGAAGCTGGCGATCCGGTTGCGCTGGCGATCGTGCGTGATGGTGCAAGTTATATCAGTGACCTTGCGGACAAATTATTGGAAATGAATGCTCCACGGCTTTCCCTGATCGGCGGTGTTGCACCGCGTCTGAAGCAGTGGATGGCTCCGCATGTTGTGGAGCGTGCGGCGGAAGCCCTGGATCCGCCAGAGTTTGGCTGTGTTTATTTTGCTCGCCAGTGTGTTGCCGAGGCGGCGAGTGGCAGTGCCGGTGCTATCGAAGCTGATGGAAAAGCAGTATTCGGATGA